Proteins from a genomic interval of Rhodothermales bacterium:
- a CDS encoding xanthine dehydrogenase family protein molybdopterin-binding subunit, with protein MYALELSGLKAPTPSESLQILNVSRRRFLKTTALGAGSVFVLGVFSGCRSDNLAQWPDRAEPVGSLSDSEFQPNVFIGLNTNGDVFLVCSRSEMGQGIRSSVPAVIADEMGADWDRCHILQADGHPRFGNQNTDGSRSIRNHFDDWRRAGASARLMLLAAAAETWQTDTQECRMGVHEVLHSDGRRLSFGELAQAAASQAVPSDPVFRPQEEWRYIGTDIQGRDNRAFVTGSAEYGIDVQVPDMVHAAIQRSPVMGGRLRRVDDSAARAVPGVRDVVVLPDATLPPAFQALGGVAVIADNTWAAFRGRDELVTEWEESEHQSWSSAGERAALESSVTAPGNVVRESGDVDEAFNDAAQTVEAVYHVAMLPHAPMEPPNAVAHVKDDGSCEVWAPSQAPQTARASVAGALGVDPEQVTVHVTFLGGGFGRKSKPDYCVEAALLSRAVGAPVKVTWSREDDLRHDYFHPPSAQYMKASLDASGQVTGWLHRVAFPTIGSTFQPNVMGPGAGELSSGARTCPYVIPSMRVEACEAIAHQRIGWLRSVYNIQQGFSVNAFASEIAHASGRDAREVLLELIGPDREMADLYPRPPVLDTARLKGVINLAADEAGWGRELPPGHGMGIAGHFSFSSYVAHAVHASVENGQIRVHRVDCAVDCGIAVNLDRIRSQMEGAVVFGLTLALKDGIEAADGAVTTGNFDTYRLLALDETPETHVHIVESRLPAGGVGEPGVPPLAPALTGAILQATGTPVRTLPIRLV; from the coding sequence ATGTACGCACTTGAACTCTCGGGCCTGAAGGCCCCGACCCCGTCCGAATCGCTGCAGATCCTCAACGTATCGCGACGACGCTTCCTGAAGACCACCGCCCTGGGCGCAGGGTCGGTATTTGTTCTCGGCGTCTTTTCGGGGTGTCGCAGCGACAACCTGGCACAATGGCCGGACCGGGCAGAGCCGGTCGGATCCCTGAGCGATTCCGAGTTTCAGCCCAACGTATTCATTGGCCTGAACACGAACGGCGACGTCTTCCTGGTCTGCTCGCGCTCAGAAATGGGACAGGGAATTCGATCGAGCGTGCCCGCGGTGATCGCCGACGAGATGGGTGCCGACTGGGATCGCTGCCACATTCTTCAGGCAGACGGCCACCCCCGTTTCGGCAACCAGAACACGGATGGCTCCCGCTCCATTCGGAATCACTTTGACGATTGGCGTCGTGCAGGTGCGTCCGCCCGATTGATGCTTCTGGCCGCAGCTGCCGAGACCTGGCAGACGGACACGCAGGAATGCAGGATGGGCGTGCACGAGGTGCTGCACAGCGACGGCAGGCGCCTCTCTTTCGGCGAGCTTGCCCAGGCCGCGGCGTCTCAAGCCGTACCGAGCGATCCGGTTTTCCGCCCTCAGGAGGAGTGGCGCTACATCGGCACGGACATCCAGGGCCGGGACAATCGGGCTTTTGTAACGGGCTCCGCCGAATACGGGATCGATGTGCAGGTGCCGGACATGGTGCACGCGGCGATCCAGCGTTCACCCGTCATGGGTGGACGCCTGCGCCGGGTAGACGACTCCGCCGCCCGCGCCGTGCCCGGCGTGCGCGATGTCGTGGTACTTCCCGACGCCACGCTGCCCCCCGCCTTCCAGGCGTTGGGAGGTGTGGCGGTCATCGCAGACAATACGTGGGCGGCCTTCCGCGGGCGAGATGAGCTGGTCACCGAATGGGAAGAGTCCGAGCACCAGTCCTGGTCGAGCGCGGGAGAACGTGCCGCCCTGGAATCCTCCGTAACCGCTCCCGGGAACGTGGTCCGAGAGTCAGGTGATGTGGACGAGGCCTTCAATGACGCTGCTCAAACCGTGGAGGCCGTGTACCATGTGGCCATGCTCCCTCACGCACCCATGGAGCCTCCCAACGCGGTGGCGCACGTCAAGGACGATGGCAGCTGTGAGGTCTGGGCACCCTCTCAGGCACCGCAAACTGCACGGGCATCCGTGGCCGGCGCGCTTGGGGTGGACCCCGAACAGGTCACCGTGCACGTCACGTTCCTGGGTGGCGGATTCGGTCGCAAGTCAAAGCCTGACTACTGTGTCGAGGCGGCCCTGCTCAGCCGTGCGGTCGGGGCGCCGGTGAAGGTGACCTGGAGCAGGGAGGACGACCTGCGCCACGACTACTTTCACCCACCCAGCGCTCAGTACATGAAGGCATCGCTGGATGCCTCCGGGCAGGTCACGGGCTGGTTGCATCGCGTAGCCTTCCCTACGATCGGATCCACCTTCCAGCCCAACGTCATGGGTCCGGGAGCCGGCGAACTCAGCTCAGGGGCGCGAACCTGTCCGTACGTCATTCCCAGTATGCGTGTGGAGGCCTGTGAGGCCATCGCCCATCAGCGCATTGGCTGGCTGCGCTCGGTGTACAACATCCAGCAGGGCTTCTCGGTCAATGCGTTCGCTTCGGAGATCGCACATGCGTCAGGAAGAGACGCTCGCGAAGTGCTGCTGGAACTGATTGGGCCGGACCGTGAGATGGCTGATTTGTATCCGCGTCCGCCGGTGCTGGATACGGCACGACTGAAGGGCGTCATCAACCTTGCCGCGGACGAGGCCGGATGGGGCCGAGAGCTCCCGCCCGGGCACGGCATGGGCATCGCGGGCCACTTCAGCTTCTCCAGCTATGTGGCCCACGCCGTACACGCCTCCGTCGAGAACGGCCAGATCCGTGTTCACCGGGTAGATTGCGCTGTGGATTGCGGCATCGCCGTCAATCTGGACCGCATCCGGAGTCAGATGGAGGGGGCGGTGGTCTTCGGACTGACGCTCGCCCTTAAGGATGGCATCGAGGCGGCCGATGGGGCAGTCACAACGGGTAACTTCGACACCTATCGGCTCCTGGCTCTCGACGAGACGCCGGAGACGCACGTACACATCGTGGAATCCCGGTTGCCGGCGGGAGGCGTCGGCGAGCCTGGTGTGCCGCCGCTGGCGCCCGCCCTCACCGGGGCGATCCTGCAGGCCACCGGCACTCCTGTGCGCACGCTGCCCATCAGGCTGGTTTGA
- a CDS encoding (2Fe-2S)-binding protein has product MPTYTLTVNGELHTVEAEADMPLLWVLRDILGLTGTKFGCGSAYCGACEVHVDGSAQRSCVAAIAGVAGSEITTIEGLSPDGSHPLQLAWNELNVPQCGYCQSGQLMRAAAWMQDTPNPTPDDVDRNQSGNLCRCGTYKRIKAAILLAAEKGA; this is encoded by the coding sequence ATGCCCACCTATACCCTAACCGTCAACGGGGAGCTGCACACCGTCGAAGCCGAGGCGGACATGCCGCTGCTCTGGGTGCTCCGCGATATCCTCGGACTGACCGGCACCAAGTTCGGCTGCGGAAGCGCCTATTGCGGCGCATGCGAAGTGCACGTGGACGGTAGTGCGCAGCGCTCCTGCGTTGCGGCCATCGCCGGAGTGGCCGGTTCCGAGATCACCACGATCGAGGGGCTGTCACCTGACGGCTCGCATCCCCTACAGCTGGCCTGGAACGAACTCAACGTCCCCCAATGCGGCTACTGTCAATCCGGTCAGCTCATGCGGGCTGCGGCGTGGATGCAGGACACCCCGAATCCAACGCCGGATGACGTGGATCGCAACCAGTCGGGTAATCTATGCCGCTGCGGGACCTACAAGCGCATCAAAGCCGCCATTCTGCTGGCGGCAGAGAAGGGGGCCTAG
- the nhaA gene encoding Na+/H+ antiporter NhaA: MAKLDILPADRPVDGLMRPFQRFFRLEAASGLLLLATAAIALIWANSPWADAYFSLWQTRVVAGAGPLMVDKPLLLWVNDGLMAIFFFLVGLEIKREVLVGELRSPRKAMLAIMAAIGGMVVPAGLYVLVTGGTPFVNGWGIPMATDIAFALGVLALLGSRAPVSLKIFLTALAIIDDLGAVMVIALFYTAEIKMTALGVAAVALVILMVGNRLRVHRTAFYVVFGLVLWLAFLKSGVHATIAGVLLALTIPASRRIDTTDFASKADRFMGILRGDNTTDRADAVHALEVLSRGAETPLARFEHSLHPWVAYFIMPVFALANAGVALGGMNWGEALGHPVTVGLVLGLFVGKQLGVTLFSWLAVRLGWASLPEGVTWRQVYGVSLLTGIGFTMSLFIANLSFAEPAILDLAKIGILGASLVAGVGGYLVLKSSLSKEPALE, encoded by the coding sequence ATGGCCAAACTCGACATCCTCCCTGCAGACCGTCCCGTCGACGGTTTGATGCGTCCTTTCCAGCGCTTCTTCCGTCTTGAAGCAGCTTCTGGACTGCTCCTGCTGGCGACCGCTGCCATCGCCCTGATCTGGGCAAACAGTCCGTGGGCCGATGCCTACTTCAGTCTGTGGCAGACCCGTGTCGTGGCCGGAGCAGGGCCGCTGATGGTCGACAAGCCATTGCTGCTGTGGGTGAACGACGGCCTTATGGCCATCTTCTTTTTCCTGGTAGGCCTGGAGATCAAGCGTGAGGTCCTCGTTGGTGAGCTGCGCAGTCCCCGCAAGGCGATGCTGGCCATCATGGCGGCTATCGGGGGCATGGTTGTTCCGGCCGGCCTCTATGTGCTGGTCACGGGGGGCACGCCGTTTGTCAACGGTTGGGGCATCCCGATGGCAACGGACATTGCATTTGCCTTGGGTGTGCTGGCGTTGCTGGGCTCCCGGGCCCCCGTGTCACTGAAGATTTTCCTTACGGCGCTGGCGATCATCGACGACCTCGGTGCCGTCATGGTTATCGCGCTGTTCTACACCGCAGAAATCAAGATGACCGCGCTCGGCGTGGCCGCGGTGGCCCTCGTCATCCTGATGGTGGGCAACCGGCTGCGCGTGCATCGAACCGCGTTCTATGTGGTGTTCGGGCTGGTTCTCTGGCTGGCGTTCCTGAAGTCCGGCGTGCATGCAACCATCGCCGGTGTGTTGTTGGCACTGACCATTCCGGCCTCGCGTCGCATCGACACCACAGATTTTGCCAGTAAGGCCGATCGATTCATGGGCATTCTGCGGGGAGACAACACGACCGACCGCGCGGATGCCGTTCATGCCCTCGAGGTACTCTCGCGGGGAGCCGAAACCCCGCTGGCACGCTTTGAGCATAGCCTGCATCCGTGGGTGGCCTACTTCATCATGCCTGTCTTTGCCCTGGCCAATGCGGGTGTGGCGCTGGGTGGAATGAACTGGGGAGAGGCGCTCGGCCACCCGGTCACGGTCGGCCTGGTGCTCGGCCTCTTCGTCGGCAAGCAGCTCGGCGTGACGCTCTTCTCGTGGCTCGCAGTACGCCTGGGTTGGGCTTCTCTACCTGAGGGTGTCACCTGGAGACAGGTTTACGGCGTCTCTCTGCTGACGGGTATTGGATTCACCATGTCCCTGTTCATAGCGAACCTGTCGTTCGCAGAGCCGGCGATCCTGGATCTGGCCAAGATCGGCATTCTCGGTGCCTCGTTGGTGGCCGGAGTCGGTGGCTATCTGGTGCTCAAGAGCTCGCTTTCCAAAGAACCTGCGCTTGAATAG
- a CDS encoding SRPBCC domain-containing protein → MLTQDTKYDLDIDIEITVDAPIERVFEALIHRMGAGNKGAENAPMPMVLERRPGGRWFRDLGDDAGHLWGHVQSIRPPSLLEICGPLMMSAPVTNNVITRLKETDAGTVVTFRHTAHGPVEPEWEDGMREGWAEWLGDVKADSE, encoded by the coding sequence ATGCTGACACAGGACACGAAGTACGATCTCGACATCGATATCGAGATCACGGTCGACGCGCCGATCGAGCGTGTCTTCGAAGCGCTGATTCACCGAATGGGTGCCGGAAACAAGGGAGCAGAGAATGCGCCCATGCCCATGGTGCTGGAGCGACGGCCGGGTGGTCGGTGGTTCCGCGACCTCGGGGACGACGCCGGTCATCTTTGGGGCCACGTACAGTCCATCCGGCCGCCTAGTCTGCTGGAGATCTGCGGGCCGCTCATGATGTCGGCGCCCGTCACCAACAATGTCATTACCCGCCTCAAGGAAACCGATGCCGGAACGGTAGTCACGTTTCGCCACACGGCACACGGTCCTGTGGAGCCCGAATGGGAAGACGGCATGCGAGAGGGATGGGCGGAATGGCTTGGTGACGTCAAGGCCGATTCGGAGTAG
- a CDS encoding winged helix-turn-helix transcriptional regulator: MCADDLDPVWKALSDPTRRRILDYLREGPRITGEIVEQFPELSRVGVVKHIDVLRDAGLILVRKDGRRRINRLNPVPIRQIYNRWVRGFEGLWSGVLADLAEDLTG, translated from the coding sequence GTGTGCGCAGACGATCTGGATCCGGTCTGGAAAGCCCTTTCCGACCCCACACGTCGCCGCATTCTGGACTACCTGCGTGAGGGCCCCCGCATCACGGGGGAGATTGTCGAGCAGTTTCCCGAGTTGTCCAGAGTCGGTGTGGTGAAGCACATCGATGTACTCAGGGATGCCGGACTGATCCTGGTTCGCAAGGACGGTCGCCGGCGCATCAACCGACTGAACCCCGTGCCCATTCGACAGATCTACAATCGATGGGTGCGTGGATTCGAGGGGCTTTGGAGCGGGGTGCTCGCCGACCTGGCGGAGGACCTGACGGGATGA
- a CDS encoding efflux RND transporter periplasmic adaptor subunit, which translates to MKRRYIIGAVLVVVVAAAALLGRDTAVSTEVAVVEQGPVVQTVSEDGVTRLREQFVITAPVGGTVSRIELREGERVATGQVVARITPAPNDPRQAAVLDARIAAGAAQTEALESRVAQADAVLSQARRDLSRSDALAQDSIISAAELERAQLAMASAERELEAARSGLSTARADLQASQAAARQGGDLLVRTPADGQVLRIPERSARLVGPGEPLLVVGDAGGLEVLIDVRSQDAVRVRAGQAVRIDGWGGSRVLTGSVRLVEPAAFTKISSLGVEEQRVNVVVDLGESPAGLGAGFRVDAAIQADRKENVLRVPSTALFRDADSWQVYAVQDGRAALTSVTPGVITPEWAEIQAGLEDGDRVVRFPSDLIQDGTRISGG; encoded by the coding sequence ATGAAGAGGCGCTACATCATTGGGGCCGTGCTGGTTGTTGTGGTTGCGGCCGCTGCGCTATTGGGGCGAGACACCGCCGTGTCGACGGAGGTAGCCGTCGTGGAACAGGGACCCGTTGTGCAGACCGTCTCCGAGGACGGCGTGACCCGGCTCCGCGAGCAGTTTGTCATCACGGCACCTGTTGGTGGGACGGTCAGTCGCATCGAACTGCGGGAAGGCGAACGGGTGGCGACGGGTCAGGTGGTGGCACGTATCACACCCGCGCCCAACGATCCGCGACAGGCCGCCGTGCTGGATGCCCGCATAGCCGCGGGTGCCGCCCAGACCGAAGCCCTGGAGTCCCGGGTGGCACAGGCCGATGCGGTTCTGAGCCAGGCCAGGCGAGATCTCAGCCGTTCTGACGCGCTGGCACAGGACAGCATTATCAGCGCGGCCGAACTGGAGCGCGCCCAATTGGCCATGGCAAGCGCCGAGCGGGAGTTGGAGGCCGCGCGGAGCGGGTTGTCCACAGCGCGTGCGGACCTGCAGGCTTCGCAAGCTGCCGCTCGCCAGGGAGGAGATTTACTCGTGCGCACTCCGGCAGACGGCCAGGTACTTCGTATTCCGGAGCGCTCGGCCCGTTTGGTCGGGCCCGGCGAGCCCCTGTTGGTGGTCGGAGATGCCGGCGGCCTGGAGGTGCTTATTGACGTGCGATCGCAGGACGCCGTCCGGGTGCGGGCCGGACAGGCCGTGCGGATCGATGGATGGGGCGGCAGTCGCGTGCTCACCGGCTCGGTAAGGCTGGTGGAACCCGCCGCGTTCACCAAGATCTCCTCTTTGGGAGTGGAGGAGCAGCGCGTCAACGTCGTGGTGGACCTTGGGGAGAGTCCGGCTGGACTCGGTGCAGGGTTCCGGGTAGACGCCGCCATTCAGGCGGACCGAAAGGAGAATGTCCTTCGCGTGCCTTCGACCGCGCTTTTCCGCGATGCAGACTCCTGGCAGGTGTACGCCGTTCAGGACGGTCGAGCTGCACTGACCTCCGTCACACCCGGTGTCATCACCCCTGAATGGGCCGAGATTCAAGCGGGTCTGGAAGACGGAGATCGTGTGGTGCGATTTCCCTCCGACCTGATACAGGACGGTACCCGCATCAGCGGGGGTTGA
- a CDS encoding FtsX-like permease family protein — protein sequence MMRMLNRRLVRELWRTRGPVLSIAAVVAVGIMTVLTLRGTYQSLVTAQAEYYSQTRFPDAWAVLESAPEAVLARISAVDGVTSVSSRVGSTANLFVPGLSMPALGRVYSVPADRRRSLSDLHLTSGRYVQPNRGREVILSDKFAAATDYQPGDTLAMSLNGIRFEALVVGTAISPEHTYAVPPGSLYPDDERYGIVWMDRDALGPLLQLDGAFNEVLIQVETEAALPGVLAAVDRILEPFGGQGAYPRAEQASHFILQAELDSNRATSGVIPAVFLGIAAFLLHMVLSRMIATERTEIAVLKAFGYSDWEVGGYYFRFALAAVFLGALVGIGAGVALGQSMVELYGQFFGFPELVFIANPGLVLVALVISVLAATAGALSGVRRAVKLPPAEAMRPEPPASFKPGPVERLGIGKLVPPAARMILRNVERTPVRSGLSALGVAYAVAILVVGMFMFDGVDLLMRLQFDLSQREDISVTFNRPVGLDVTHALGGLDGVQHVETVSTAPVRFVHGPVQEENAILGLPAGSALRHVVGRSGRRHPIPVSGVVMSRMLADQLRLEPGTSVTMEFLDGERRRVSAPVAGVVEDFLGLSAYMDREALNRLRAGPPSANMALLRIDDGAGEKVGRQLRDLPVVASVASPAQMLASFQKQMDESLLISVFFILGFSCVIAVAVIYNGARIALSERGRELASLRVLGFTEREVSTILLGEQGLITLTAIPIGWAMGYALAFLTATAIQNESYRVPMVVDAGTFLWAAGITIAAGVLSGLIVRRRLHRMDLIKVLKTRE from the coding sequence GTGATGCGTATGCTTAACAGACGACTCGTTCGGGAACTGTGGCGCACACGGGGTCCCGTACTCTCCATCGCTGCGGTGGTCGCCGTCGGCATCATGACCGTGCTCACGCTTCGTGGTACGTACCAGTCGCTGGTCACGGCGCAGGCCGAGTACTACAGTCAGACGCGCTTTCCGGACGCCTGGGCCGTGCTCGAGTCCGCACCGGAGGCCGTGCTGGCTCGCATCTCGGCGGTCGATGGCGTGACGTCCGTCTCCTCCCGGGTGGGCTCAACCGCCAACCTGTTTGTGCCCGGTCTCTCCATGCCTGCGCTGGGCCGCGTCTACTCGGTTCCCGCGGACAGGCGTCGGTCCCTGTCGGATCTGCACCTGACCTCCGGCCGCTATGTCCAGCCGAACCGGGGGCGCGAAGTCATCCTCAGCGACAAGTTTGCGGCCGCAACCGACTACCAGCCGGGAGATACGCTGGCGATGTCACTCAACGGGATTCGCTTCGAGGCGCTGGTGGTCGGCACGGCCATATCGCCCGAGCACACGTACGCAGTGCCGCCCGGCTCCCTGTACCCTGACGATGAGCGCTACGGCATTGTCTGGATGGATCGGGACGCACTCGGCCCCCTGCTTCAGTTGGACGGCGCCTTCAACGAGGTGCTGATCCAGGTCGAGACGGAGGCCGCATTGCCAGGCGTGCTGGCTGCGGTCGATCGCATTCTGGAGCCCTTCGGCGGGCAGGGTGCCTACCCGCGTGCTGAGCAGGCCTCCCACTTCATTCTGCAGGCCGAGCTCGATTCCAATCGCGCAACCAGCGGCGTAATCCCTGCGGTTTTTCTGGGGATCGCCGCCTTCCTGCTCCACATGGTGCTGAGCCGCATGATCGCCACCGAGCGCACCGAGATCGCGGTATTGAAGGCGTTCGGCTATTCGGACTGGGAGGTCGGCGGGTACTACTTCCGGTTTGCGTTGGCTGCGGTGTTTCTGGGTGCCCTGGTGGGCATCGGGGCGGGTGTGGCACTCGGACAATCCATGGTGGAGTTGTACGGCCAGTTCTTTGGATTCCCGGAGCTGGTCTTTATCGCCAATCCGGGCCTGGTACTGGTGGCCCTCGTCATTTCGGTGCTTGCAGCAACGGCGGGGGCGCTCAGCGGCGTCAGGCGGGCTGTCAAGCTGCCCCCTGCCGAGGCCATGAGACCGGAGCCACCGGCCTCGTTCAAGCCCGGACCGGTCGAGCGACTCGGTATCGGCAAGCTCGTGCCACCGGCTGCACGCATGATCCTGCGCAACGTAGAGCGCACGCCGGTGCGCAGCGGACTTTCCGCACTCGGCGTGGCCTATGCGGTTGCAATCCTGGTCGTCGGCATGTTCATGTTTGACGGTGTAGACCTGCTGATGAGGCTGCAGTTCGACCTCTCCCAACGAGAGGATATTTCGGTCACCTTCAACCGGCCGGTCGGACTCGACGTCACCCATGCGCTGGGCGGACTGGACGGGGTTCAGCACGTCGAGACCGTAAGCACGGCACCTGTGCGGTTTGTGCATGGCCCCGTTCAGGAAGAGAACGCCATTCTCGGATTGCCCGCGGGCTCCGCGCTGCGCCACGTCGTGGGGCGCTCCGGCAGACGACACCCCATACCTGTATCCGGCGTCGTCATGAGTCGCATGTTGGCGGACCAGCTTCGTCTTGAGCCCGGAACGTCAGTCACCATGGAATTTCTGGATGGCGAGCGGCGGCGCGTCAGTGCGCCGGTTGCCGGAGTCGTAGAGGACTTCCTGGGACTCTCCGCCTACATGGACCGCGAGGCACTCAACCGGCTCAGGGCCGGTCCCCCGTCCGCGAATATGGCCCTCCTGCGCATTGACGATGGCGCGGGGGAGAAAGTTGGCCGCCAGTTGCGTGACCTGCCGGTGGTCGCCAGCGTGGCATCACCTGCGCAGATGCTGGCGTCGTTCCAGAAACAGATGGACGAGAGCCTGCTCATCTCGGTGTTCTTCATCCTCGGCTTCTCCTGCGTCATTGCCGTCGCGGTGATCTACAACGGAGCCCGCATCGCCCTGTCGGAACGCGGCCGCGAATTGGCCAGCCTGCGTGTGCTGGGCTTTACGGAGCGAGAGGTGAGCACCATCCTGCTGGGTGAGCAGGGTCTCATCACGCTCACCGCCATTCCAATTGGATGGGCGATGGGCTACGCGCTGGCCTTCCTGACCGCAACGGCCATACAGAACGAGAGCTACCGCGTGCCCATGGTGGTGGATGCCGGCACCTTTCTCTGGGCCGCCGGGATCACCATTGCCGCGGGTGTACTGAGCGGTCTCATTGTGCGGCGTCGGCTGCACCGAATGGACCTGATCAAGGTTCTGAAAACTCGCGAATGA